The Candidatus Nitrosymbiomonas proteolyticus genome has a segment encoding these proteins:
- a CDS encoding hypothetical conserved protein: MRLQFGIALALAATTLEAAEPLLGTKQDAISRPISGVSATSGFYPLLQMLMAIAVVAFLLKVAVPRLVGKFNKRLSPVDGGGIAVKEAATLATGTLYVVEVRGKALLLSVSAQGVSCLADLTPAAESPATEPAFFDLLDQETARTASEPRDKAPVEEALERLCQLTSR; the protein is encoded by the coding sequence ATGCGGCTGCAATTCGGTATTGCGCTCGCGCTCGCGGCCACCACTCTGGAGGCGGCGGAGCCCCTCTTGGGGACGAAGCAGGACGCGATCTCCCGGCCGATTTCCGGCGTCTCGGCGACGAGCGGCTTCTACCCCTTGCTCCAGATGTTGATGGCGATCGCGGTCGTGGCGTTTCTGCTGAAGGTGGCCGTTCCGAGACTCGTCGGCAAGTTCAATAAGCGACTCTCGCCGGTCGATGGGGGTGGGATCGCCGTGAAGGAGGCCGCGACGCTCGCCACAGGGACCTTGTATGTGGTCGAAGTTCGCGGGAAGGCGTTGCTGCTCAGCGTCAGCGCGCAAGGTGTCTCGTGCCTTGCTGACCTCACTCCGGCGGCGGAATCGCCCGCAACCGAGCCTGCGTTCTTCGATCTCTTGGATCAGGAGACCGCCCGGACTGCTTCAGAGCCCCGCGATAAGGCGCCGGTCGAAGAAGCCCTCGAAAGGCTCTGCCAACTGACGAGTAGGTAA
- a CDS encoding ribose 5-phosphate isomerase — protein sequence MRIAVASDHAGFQYKTRLTALLREMGHSVVDFGTDSEEACDYPEFVRPAAESLAQGAVDRAIVLGGSGNGEAMMANRFKGVRCALCWSLESAELSRRHNDANALSLGERLLDWDLVERMVRAWLETPFDGGRHQRRIDLLDA from the coding sequence ATGCGAATCGCCGTGGCCTCCGATCATGCCGGCTTCCAGTATAAGACCCGCCTAACCGCGCTCTTGAGGGAAATGGGGCACTCTGTCGTTGACTTCGGAACGGACTCGGAGGAGGCGTGCGATTATCCCGAGTTTGTCCGCCCCGCCGCAGAGTCATTGGCTCAGGGCGCCGTCGATCGAGCGATCGTCCTGGGAGGTTCGGGCAACGGGGAAGCGATGATGGCCAACCGCTTCAAGGGCGTGCGCTGCGCGTTGTGTTGGAGCCTGGAGAGCGCCGAACTCTCCCGAAGGCACAACGACGCCAACGCGCTTTCCTTGGGAGAGCGGCTCTTGGATTGGGACTTGGTGGAGAGGATGGTGCGCGCGTGGCTTGAGACCCCCTTCGACGGAGGTCGCCACCAGCGCCGAATCGACCTTCTCGACGCCTAG
- a CDS encoding flagellar biosynthetic protein FliR: protein MTFDEAFIWGFFLVFARSGAMFLTTPFFNAQATPVSVRVMAALAVSASLTVALRPAGVPIPPDLYGMAAAVLVEVVAGVMLGMFVSLALAALQMAGAFLDLQIGLGMSQVINPATGVPVTLLSQFKYLLGLVVLLASDGHHVLLRAFAASLSTMPAASGLNLADATNSFVAMIGEMSLLAVQIAAPVLAIMIVVDAAFGLVNKAVPQMPVMLVGMPAKISLGLIAVSVTLPVVVSGVGSGLDVAFRHLSELFRVQG from the coding sequence ATGACGTTCGATGAGGCGTTCATTTGGGGCTTCTTCCTCGTGTTCGCCCGGAGCGGGGCGATGTTCCTCACGACGCCGTTCTTCAACGCTCAAGCCACTCCCGTCTCGGTCCGGGTCATGGCCGCGCTTGCGGTTTCGGCCTCTCTGACGGTCGCTCTGCGGCCTGCGGGAGTTCCGATCCCCCCGGACCTTTACGGCATGGCTGCGGCCGTGTTGGTCGAAGTCGTGGCCGGAGTGATGCTCGGCATGTTCGTGAGCCTAGCCCTGGCCGCCCTTCAAATGGCGGGCGCGTTTCTCGACCTGCAGATCGGCCTGGGCATGAGCCAAGTCATCAACCCTGCTACCGGAGTTCCGGTGACGCTGTTGTCTCAGTTCAAATACCTTCTCGGACTGGTCGTGCTCCTTGCGAGCGACGGGCACCACGTACTCCTTCGGGCCTTCGCGGCGAGCCTATCGACGATGCCGGCAGCGTCGGGGCTGAACCTTGCCGACGCCACAAACAGCTTCGTAGCGATGATCGGTGAAATGAGCCTACTTGCCGTTCAGATCGCCGCACCGGTCCTAGCGATCATGATCGTGGTCGATGCCGCGTTCGGACTCGTCAACAAGGCGGTCCCTCAGATGCCCGTGATGCTTGTGGGGATGCCCGCGAAAATCTCGCTCGGACTCATTGCGGTCTCGGTGACCCTGCCCGTCGTCGTTAGCGGCGTGGGTTCGGGACTCGACGTCGCCTTTCGGCATCTGAGCGAACTGTTCCGAGTTCAGGGATAG
- a CDS encoding flagellar biosynthetic protein FlhB gives MAETAQERTEEATPRRKQKARRKGTVARSSDATNAIVIVVLLGVLPLVGANLSSSLLSGMRRSLLSIPEAATPSAIFSFAMDFLKPAALSIAPVIGTALLVGLAANFLQVGFALSPEAMAPNLNKINPASGLKRLFSRKSLVEGAKAMAKSGLFAFIAYSVVRSEWNNLLNLSGLPAPVAMSVVGSILQTIFVRVAIAWLVLAALDYLFQRKEVDKELRMTKQELREEMKEMEQSPELRAAMASRRRKLSKGRMMESVKTADVVVTNPTHYAVAIRYDRSSMHAPKVVAKGVDYLALRIRETAAEHKVPILPNPPLARQLYKKCEVDDFVPRELFQAVAEVLAHVYTTLRKVRLA, from the coding sequence ATGGCAGAAACCGCTCAAGAACGCACCGAAGAAGCCACGCCACGACGCAAGCAGAAGGCCCGACGCAAGGGTACTGTGGCGAGGTCGAGCGACGCGACGAACGCCATCGTGATCGTTGTGTTGCTCGGCGTTCTGCCGCTGGTTGGCGCAAACCTTTCGTCTTCGCTGCTTTCAGGAATGCGAAGGAGCCTACTTTCGATCCCGGAGGCTGCAACCCCCTCGGCAATCTTCAGCTTTGCGATGGATTTTCTCAAGCCTGCTGCGCTTTCGATTGCGCCCGTGATTGGGACGGCGCTTCTCGTTGGCCTCGCCGCCAACTTCTTGCAGGTGGGGTTCGCTCTCAGCCCAGAGGCTATGGCGCCCAATCTCAACAAGATCAACCCTGCCAGCGGGCTCAAGCGCCTGTTCTCAAGAAAGAGCCTTGTCGAGGGAGCGAAGGCGATGGCCAAGAGCGGGCTTTTTGCGTTCATCGCGTACAGCGTCGTGCGGTCGGAATGGAACAACCTGCTCAACCTCTCAGGCCTGCCCGCGCCTGTCGCGATGAGCGTCGTCGGGAGCATTTTGCAGACGATCTTCGTGAGGGTGGCGATCGCTTGGCTCGTCTTGGCCGCGCTCGACTATCTTTTTCAGCGCAAAGAGGTCGATAAGGAACTTCGCATGACCAAGCAAGAGCTACGCGAAGAGATGAAGGAGATGGAGCAGTCCCCTGAGTTGAGAGCGGCGATGGCGAGTCGAAGACGGAAGCTATCGAAGGGAAGGATGATGGAATCCGTCAAGACGGCGGATGTGGTAGTGACCAACCCGACTCACTATGCCGTTGCGATCCGATATGACCGGTCGTCGATGCACGCGCCCAAAGTGGTCGCCAAGGGCGTCGATTATCTCGCGCTTCGCATCCGCGAGACCGCCGCAGAGCATAAGGTCCCGATCTTGCCGAACCCACCGCTGGCCCGTCAGCTGTATAAGAAATGCGAGGTCGACGACTTCGTCCCCCGCGAGCTGTTTCAGGCCGTCGCAGAAGTTCTCGCGCACGTCTATACGACCTTGCGAAAGGTCCGGCTGGCGTAG
- a CDS encoding flagellar biosynthetic protein FliQ: MDSKSALDLAQHGVQVALMVALPGLAVTLFIGLAVSIFQAITQVHEMTLTFVPKVLGIAVVMAFFGHWMLQQLVAYMLLCFDHVSRVAQ; the protein is encoded by the coding sequence ATGGATTCAAAATCCGCGCTCGATCTCGCCCAACACGGAGTCCAAGTCGCTCTGATGGTGGCCTTGCCTGGGCTCGCCGTAACCCTCTTCATCGGCCTTGCAGTGAGCATCTTTCAAGCGATCACGCAGGTTCATGAAATGACGCTGACCTTCGTGCCCAAAGTGCTGGGGATCGCAGTCGTGATGGCGTTCTTCGGACACTGGATGCTGCAACAACTCGTGGCGTACATGTTGCTCTGCTTCGACCACGTAAGCCGGGTCGCGCAATGA
- a CDS encoding hypothetical conserved protein, with protein MNRVLGGIALASLFVVGWAWQAALPPQLAGHVQAMKKAQTLRLSLSVLPTGGAPYTVLLEYAKPGLLRIEGPTGYVLADGTTVFEYKKADNAYSEAPQDASALTTQCLQDPYWAWASFFLEDGKLFKAARPGSTRNIKGNVVTEFTIERADQASSITMYLDNKLGVARGMQIKNAKTDAVVIATEIEVGTEPPKPDRFKFVAPEGAKKLEAPAAGSATFQQVMALINRSCMPCHSATSLSGGYDFSTYEGVMKAVVPKNADASAIVRSVRGQTAVRMPQGRPPLPQAQIDLMVAWINAGAPNN; from the coding sequence ATGAATAGGGTTCTCGGAGGGATCGCGCTCGCGTCCCTTTTCGTTGTAGGTTGGGCATGGCAGGCAGCGCTGCCCCCTCAGTTGGCCGGCCACGTTCAGGCGATGAAGAAGGCCCAGACTCTGCGCCTGAGTTTGAGCGTCTTACCGACGGGCGGAGCACCGTATACGGTCCTTCTCGAATACGCCAAGCCGGGACTCCTCCGAATCGAAGGGCCGACCGGCTATGTCCTTGCAGACGGAACGACCGTGTTCGAATACAAGAAGGCCGACAACGCCTATTCCGAGGCCCCACAGGATGCGAGCGCCCTGACGACTCAATGCCTGCAAGACCCCTACTGGGCTTGGGCGAGCTTCTTCCTGGAGGATGGAAAGCTCTTCAAGGCGGCTAGGCCAGGCTCCACTCGCAACATCAAGGGCAACGTCGTCACTGAATTCACGATCGAACGAGCCGACCAGGCAAGCTCGATTACGATGTACCTCGACAATAAGTTGGGCGTCGCCCGCGGGATGCAGATCAAGAACGCGAAGACCGACGCCGTGGTGATCGCGACCGAGATCGAAGTTGGCACAGAGCCTCCGAAGCCCGACCGTTTCAAATTCGTCGCTCCCGAAGGCGCGAAGAAGCTCGAAGCCCCTGCGGCCGGCTCGGCGACCTTTCAGCAAGTGATGGCCCTCATCAACCGATCGTGCATGCCGTGCCACAGCGCCACCTCGCTTTCGGGCGGGTATGACTTTTCGACGTATGAGGGCGTGATGAAGGCGGTCGTGCCCAAGAACGCCGACGCGAGCGCCATAGTACGCTCGGTGCGGGGACAAACCGCCGTTCGGATGCCTCAGGGCCGCCCGCCCCTGCCGCAAGCCCAAATCGACTTAATGGTGGCTTGGATTAACGCCGGCGCTCCGAACAACTGA
- a CDS encoding flagellar biosynthetic protein FliP — protein MLCVHRRRALTRLSLAILLALLGALCAAQQVPIPKVSMEFGTGNNPEEVSTTLKILAMLTVLSLAPAILMLTTAFTRIVIVLSFLRQAIGTPSIPPNQVLIGLSLFLTFFVMGPTYQQINDDAIQPYLSSSEEQKISFDEAVERAQKPLREFMLKNTYESDLRLFLDMREERPDRESVSLLALIPAFILSELKTAFIIGFYLFIPFLIVDLIVASGLMSMGMMMLPPTVVSLPAKLLVFVLADGWGALVSAILQGYR, from the coding sequence ATGCTTTGTGTGCATCGCCGCCGCGCCCTCACACGGTTGAGCCTGGCAATTCTGCTGGCGCTTTTGGGTGCGCTGTGCGCCGCACAGCAGGTTCCGATCCCCAAGGTCTCGATGGAGTTCGGAACCGGCAACAATCCCGAGGAAGTGAGTACGACGCTGAAAATCCTGGCGATGCTCACCGTCCTGAGCCTCGCGCCGGCCATCTTGATGCTGACTACGGCTTTCACGCGAATTGTGATTGTGCTCAGCTTCCTGCGCCAAGCGATTGGAACGCCTTCGATTCCTCCGAACCAAGTCTTGATCGGCCTGAGCCTCTTTTTGACGTTCTTCGTGATGGGTCCGACCTACCAACAGATCAACGACGACGCCATTCAGCCCTACTTGTCCAGCTCGGAAGAGCAGAAGATTTCGTTCGACGAAGCTGTCGAGCGCGCGCAAAAGCCGCTGCGCGAGTTCATGCTGAAGAATACCTACGAGAGCGATCTTCGGCTGTTTCTCGACATGAGGGAGGAGCGTCCCGACCGAGAGAGCGTCTCGCTACTCGCTCTCATCCCCGCGTTCATTCTAAGCGAGCTGAAGACCGCGTTCATCATCGGCTTCTACCTGTTCATTCCGTTCTTGATCGTCGACTTGATCGTCGCCAGCGGGTTGATGAGCATGGGAATGATGATGCTGCCGCCCACCGTCGTCAGCCTCCCGGCCAAGCTGCTCGTGTTCGTGCTCGCTGACGGCTGGGGGGCGCTGGTTTCGGCGATCTTGCAGGGGTACCGCTAA